The Bos indicus x Bos taurus breed Angus x Brahman F1 hybrid chromosome 15, Bos_hybrid_MaternalHap_v2.0, whole genome shotgun sequence genome includes a window with the following:
- the LOC113905108 gene encoding olfactory receptor 52B4-like: MATPNHTSPSHSLFILLGIPGLEDQHTWISLPFLLSYLVAVLGNSLLVFIIMTERSLHEPMYFFLCMLGVADLILSTTTVPKALAIFWFHAGEISLDGCVTQIFFIHATFIAESGILLAMAFDRYVAICDPLRYTTVLSRAVIIRVGLAVVLRSFSVILPDVFLVKRLLFCHSNMLPHTYCEHMAVAKFACADIRVNVWYGLSVLLSTVVVDALLILVSYIFILNAVFQLPSRGALQKALGTCGSHLGVISMFYLPGIFTIIAQRFEHHVPPYIHILLANVCMLAPPMLNPIIYGVKTRQIRECVVSTLSSQWKLC, translated from the coding sequence atggcaacccccaaCCACACTAGTCCCAGCCATTCACTCTTCATTCTGCTGGGGATCCCTGGCCTGGAAGACCAGCACACATGGAtctccctcccctttcttctttcctaccTTGTTGCTGTCCTAGGGAATAGCCTCCTTGTCTTCATCATCATGACTGAACGCAGCCTCCATGaacccatgtacttcttcctctgtaTGCTGGGTGTGGCAGACCTCATCCTGTCCACTACCACTGTGCCCAAAGCCCTGGCCATATTCTGGTTCCATGCTGGAGAGATTTCCCTTGATGGTTGTGTCACCCAAATCTTCTTCATCCATGCCACCTTCATTGCTGAATCAGGAATTCTGTTGGCCATGGCATTTGACCGCTATGTAGCCATCTGTGACCCATTGCGCTATACCACAGTGCTCAGTCGTGCAGTAATCATAAGGGTTGGTCTGGCTGTGGTCCTGAGGAGTTTCTCTGTGATCCTTCCAGATGTGTTCCTGGTGAAAAGACTGCTTTTCTGCCATAGCAACATGCTACCACATACCTACTGTGAGCACATGGCTGTTGCCAAATTTGCTTGTGCTGATATTCGTGTTAATGTCTGGTATGGTTTGTCTGTCCTTCTCTCTACTGTAGTGGTAGATGCCTTGCTCATCTTAGTTTCCTACATCTTCATCCTCAATGCAGTCTTCCAGCTTCCCTCCCGAGGAGCTCTGCAAAAGGCCCTAGGCACATGTGGCTCCCACCTTGGTGTCATTTCCATGTTCTACTTGCCTGGCATTTTTACCATAATTGCCCAGCGGTTTGAGCATCATGTTCCTCCTTATATCCACATTCTGCTTGCAAATGTCTGCATGTTAGCTCCTCCTATGTTAAACCCCATCATTTATGGTGTTAAGACCAGGCAGATTCGAGAATGTGTGGTTAGTACTTTGTCTTCACAGTGGAAACTCTGCTGA